The DNA region GAAGTTTCGCACTCTGGTGCAAAGGACAAACACCGTACCCTACCCTAACACCAATAATTTAATTCCTGTTAaccatggattttttttttctcaaattaaATTACTACAATTCAAACCATATTGTAAATCTAATCACCCCACTtgacttctaggaatccaaaatcatggcacatatatttttggtacaataattgaAAGGCAATTAGGTTGAGTGAGAAATTAAGGCTTACTTGTTCTCTGCCTTAGCCTTTTCACTTTCTTCCCATGCCCTGATAAAAGACATACTCTTTTCTTTCTCCAGTTGTGCAAGTGCTATATCTGAAATTCGAAAAATAATTGACATGCTACTTTTTTGAGGTTACTAATtcaagtgttataatataagttTACGACATGATTAATAGTTCGGGGTAATACTATTAATAAATAGTACTTCAACACCACCACAAACAACCAAAAGgaatataatttcacaaaaccaaattaaaatcaGTAACTCACCTCTGTCAATTGATCCTCCTGAAGCCTTTTTCTCCAGAGTTTCTGGAACCTCTgttaaaaaagtgaaaaaaaaaaaacatttcaccACAAACGCACTAcaggtttttaactttttactgTCCACTGAGACAAATATAGAGAAACACAGAGACTTCACTTACTGTCAACTACGGTGAGAGCTTTGGTATCATCGCCACTCTTGACATCCACATCACTCGGCGGAACCACATCCGCCTTCTTCTCAACGGCAACGTCGACAGGGGCCGAAGCCGGGGGCGGCTCCACCGGCAGAGACGGCTCGGCCTCCGCCTTCTTCAGCTGCTCTTCCATCGTTGCTCCCATTATTTCTTCAATAAAAATCTTTCACGGATAACAACTCGAGAGCTCACAATCGCAATCCCATCACGTCCTTCGGTATATATACGAGCGAGAGAGCTCAGCTGACGTGAGCGTTATCAGCCGTTGGTTTTATAGACACTTGGATCCGACGGTGAGTGTGCGTTTGGTGTAAATGCAATGGTCCATGACGAAATGTACATGAACTGATACGGAGATGCCACGTAGGTGCGGTTGAGATATGATTATGTCGGCAAAAGGAGTGGGAACGGAAGCGACACCGTTTCGGGTCCGGTTGTCCGTTTGAAAGATTTTTATGACCAAGTGCGGCTTTTCAGTGGTAGGAATGGTGTGGTGGGTCATCCCCACGCGCGTAGATAGCGCGGGAATCACCATTATTctgtttctttttcctttttctctttacTTTTCTCTGCCCTTTTCCGATTATTTGAACCTATTATATTCATGGGTTTGATTCCCTTTAATTGATTTGATGGAATGGTGGGACTTTCTAATCCGACTCAATTTCCATAATTTCGTACACGTCCAAATTTGCTAAAATTCGTTTAGCTATGTATTGAGCCTGATTAGTAACTACAACGGTTCATCAAAACTCATCCTTTATTAGTTTTGAAAGGATTTTCCGACCCTAGCTAGAGTGATGCATCTTGAGCACTATTCTAACAATCTCCGTTTAACGCCACCTAGGTGTTAGACGGTTAGTCACCGTCTTGATTAATTTCtagacgtttgaaaattaagaaagtgtgTTTAGACCTGCTAAAGTGTCCGCCCAGCCTGCCTAAACGCCCGCCTAAACCTGCATAGGTACCCGCCTAGGTCGAAACTCTTACTCAGATAAAAAATCGATATCTTTCACCAAACCATAAGTCTGGCCCTGCCTAGCAGCCTAGGCTCTAGGCTCCAGTCCGTCGCttgactagcgcctaacgtttgtttatttatttatatgaaaaAACGATATTGTTTACACTAcggggagggggtgggcttagcctcacaataagttagcaaataatgtggttcaaattcatatttggcgagaatcgaatctaagacctctcatttacaggTAAAGATGAATACTACTATACTATAGTACGAAGTGGCACCTAGCGTACCTTGATCTTAAGTGTAACCAATAACCATCGACTTAACAATGTGTAATTGTCTTGGATCATACATCTCCTTGTTAATAAGTTGTGTATCTTTAAGGAGACCAACACATGAACCCAAAAgcattcaaagttcaaaccaCTATAAGAGATGGCTTAGAATTTGGTGCGAGcactccttttataggcaataCGAGAAAATCGAACTTACATCTCCAATCAgcttaggaagaaaaaaaaaaacactagacCAAATACTTATCAGTATTGTATTAGCTGACCtatgttttttttaaagaaaagtacgatattcattcaATTATAGAATCAAATACACGTACATGTTAGAGGATAGGGTGGACAACAATGGGTCTTGATAAAAACTTTGTTGGGAATTTCAACCCGatttaagggaaaaaaaaaacgttctGCAACCTAACATTTTATAAGATTACTATCCTCAACAAGTAGATCATTAATTACATTCGGAGGTTCCTCAAACTACGAGACTTGTTGAATAAGATCACTGACCCATGTTAGATTTACTATAATCAAAGATTCATGCTAGATAATACTATTTTAACTGTACATCAAATAAGATCGAATTGTTAACCAACTGATTTATCTCTCCACACCTTTTTGAAAACTACACTATATGGAATAAAGTTCAGACcattaatcaatttttttggGTACAACAAAATTGGTTTTAGGAGAACCTCTTTTGTGCGGAGGCTCACAAATGGCATCAGACATAAAGAgagtaatcaaatacataaattACTACATGATCATTCAGTGGTTGGGAATGAATTCTAAACTCGTATTTCACACGGTACATCTTGAATTCAATTATTGACATTGGTGAATTGCACGATAATTACTATGGAAGATTGAAATACTTCTGTGAGTCTTTTCAACCTCTGAAAAGATAGATTACTGTGATAAAaccttttttcaaaaaaaaaaaaaacatagagtTTGAACGATCTTATTCGTCAAGATAATCCATCTGCAGCTatactttttttataaaagaaaaagaaaaattagtacAGTCGTCATTTCCACGCGCTCTGGAGGGAGGGGGTCGTAGAAAAACAAGCAATTGTGCAATTTCTCAGATGCAGAATGTTAATGTTTTGGCGTGGCTGGGGGGACACCATGTGGGGGTTAGGCCCGCTAATTTGGTTGGTCTCGCCTTCGCCTTCGCCTTCGCTTTCATGCCGTAAGCAGTAATGCAGTTGTGTTGAGTGTTCCGCTGTTCAACCAGCAGTCTGGCAACACAACTAAACAGCCAATTTgcctttattttcatttttttttatttagtttgataaattttGTGGGCTAAACAAAATTTTCCAGAATAtattaagatttaaaaaaataaaaataaaccaaCTTGTGACTTAGCTATGACAGTTTGCTCTTTTAGGGTCGGGAAGACTCATTGAGACACTTCAGTCTCCCATTGGCTACCATCGTGCGATTTACTAGCGCTTGGAATTGAACCTAGGATGTGCCATATGGAATACAGGTCTGGAGTTCGTCGAATATATTAAGGAGTGAGGATCCGGAGATCTTCACAACATGTCTCTTCATTGTaaatcgtgcggtcagaaatcattttaattttttttatttaaaataaaacacaaacagtaTCTGATCAAAACTAAACTCATGATATACAATGAACATACATAATGTAAGAATCCTTAAGATCTTCACAAAAAGGATCcttaagatcctcacaaagagaatccggaaAGTATCCTCATTCTATATTAAGAACTTTTGATTGCTTTGTTTGTGTGGTATCTTTTGCTAATATCTCCACTAGTGTCTTATTctcaatttttatattatattaatgGCAAAATCAACAATAGTATGATGGAGGACTTTAATAACATTGCCTTTATTTCAAGCTACGATAATGAAGACTTTCCACATCAATAATtcacctttttatttttgtttaattaaaatgattaaTCAGTCTTTACTAGCATTTACCAACCAATCTCCTAATCCAGCCTTCTTCCACTTTCCAACAATTATGTGTTTGgaattgcttttaaaatgataaaaaaatatttttggtgaaaatatttttgaaccaattcttagtaaaaatgtaagtgaatcctgaaaaagcacttgaagttcTTCCTTCAAGAAGTACATAACTAGTGCTTCTTGTTCTTGCAGAAAGAATTTCAAATGCTTTTGGGATCTAAAAACATTTGATCTAAAATGCTTGCAGTCAACAAGTTGACTTCTTCCAGACACTTTCCCACTCAAATAATTTAGgataaacaataataataataagaaatttTCTTTTACTGAATTAAGAATGTGATAATTGGATATTCGCAAAAGGCCTATAATTTAGTTGAggttttttaatcaaaatgatcattgagatttgcataactcctttattttggtcattgagatttaaaatcaatataaTTGTTCTCTGAGTttatccaccatcaatcattttaatcattccttgcaaaattatgttaaataataatcaaaatgacaaacataccctcaatttaataaacaataggtAGAATGATTTGATAAAATGACAGGCCGAGACTCAATCAAGAAAAACGATACCAAATTTAAAGTGCaagaatttttgttttgttttgttatgtttttttttttataaacaaataCTAATCTTTAAcacatttgtaaaaaaaaaacatagtaaGTGTAGCTAATTTTTGAATCAATAGTACTAGAGGCACCACCATATCACAACAAAATTGAGGTGCTAACTGATGcagtaatttttaattatttggtaaataaataatattcaaAGTGGGCCTGCACCAAACGTTAGTGTTTGTAATGAAGTGTTTTCTACTGTGCGGACCGAGCTTTGCTTAGTATGCGCGCGGACCGAATGTGCAAGAATAGGGACGATGCCTTCAAGTTAGGTTTAGTATACCTTCCCAAGGCCGTATTGATGGGGGTAAAGAGCAATGTTGCTGTGatattattgtatttcttttatttggaagttttgtcaaactcatgAAGAGTGTACAGAAGTATACTCATTTGattttaatgtactcttttttccCACAATCAGGAGCATTTTTCCACcaagtttttgctacctaacgagattttgatgaggcacccatcttgGATTGGTCATACCATTATGAGGTTGACTACTTTCATTCCGTATAACATTTGTTTTTTACTTTATACATACTTCTCAAGTTTCTTCTTAGTCTATAAGCTTTTCGCCTACTTTAGGTTTTACTATAGCAATATTTTGGGAGTTTTATGACCAGTGCATGCTTTCGTTAATTTGAGATTCGCATTCGCCCGTTGTgctgacgacttcatcaactgatGTACTTCATTCTTTGAAGACCTGATGCGAGATtatgtttgagtatttacacactcgagggggagtgttgcagtcctattagattaggaatgtgatcgtGTAAATTCTAACATATCTTGGGACGTCCTTGTGGGATTTTACTATATCTCTTGGATTATATATTattgagtaatgctagggagactaaatttggaaactgaatgatgtgtcatcaataagaataagcatgtttatcaacgtttaagtaataaaccaatcatcaacttctgtgtcctttagttttcaaaactttgtttcCAAATTTAGTCTTCATAGCATTATCCTATATTattctattagagttgtaatcctattagggtaagaaatttaccttccctactactataaatataaaataattatattaaattcatATAAATTATAAGAGGAATTCGAATGAAGgtacaaaagaaggaacatacTATTCGaaccaacttgactaaataAAGGTCGGCCACTAATTAGAATCCTGTTTGTTAGTTCCTAGGATTCTGaaatatctctactaattaataaaacactaattgtcaaccaaaaccctatgaaattaccagtttaccctctaattaaaacagaatatgaataagaaatatggggcagaaatataatttcacacaaccaaattttttttttcttcaaagcatcacctacatgtaatcataacatatctctaattaaaaaaaaaaaaaaaaaacttcccactcccacattctctttctctctccttctatttctaaaaacaaaaataaaaaaatttctcacacactttgtgtgtaccCATATGCTAgttattctttaaaaaaataggATTAATGTTTGagtgcaaaatgcaaagataTAACTTTTAAgcttttatagaaaaaaaaaaaagagactaGGCCCAATTACTTTAACCTAACCGGCCCAACTACAATTACGTAGGGGTCCGGGCGACCCGAACTCCGAGACCGGAGCTTCTGTTCTCTCTCACTGAGTCACTGACCCCACTACCCGCCACTTTCCAAACCATGGCGTCGACTCCCTGCTCCGAAACGCCGTCGTCTCCTTCTCGTTCTTCCTCAGAAGTAGCATGGGGCACTAAGGTCTCAGACAAAGTGTTCGCACTCTACAACTCCCTCCCCAAGAAAGGCAAGCCTCAGGGCCGCGAAGTCACCGTCTTGGCCGCTTTCCTCCTCTCCTCCCCTTCTCAAGGTCCTCCCCTAACCCCCTCCATTTCTTTTCTCTTCGCGAATTCAATTTTCCTGCATTTTCCCGGAAACCAAACAGTGCTTTAAGTAACGGTTTCCATTTGCTCAGAGCTTGAAGTCGTCGTATTGGGAACTGGGACCAAATGCATAGGGCGGTCACTGAGGAGTCCCCACGGCGACGTCGTCAACGATTCCCACGCCGAGATTGTAGCTCGAAGATCTTTACTCaggttcttattttcttttttcctcaAAATTTGTTTTTCCTTAATTTGATATAATTTGTATATTTAATTAGTTTCTAGTTGCTAATTTATAGAAATTGCTTCATGTTACAAGCAATGCATCCAAATTATTTTGTAAGATGATAATAATACAGTGGGACATTGTGCTAATATGTTTAGTTTGGATGCTTAGCTGAAAAGTTACCATTTTTCTGGGGGGAATTTGCatttacccttgttcttaacaATATTTTGTTAACTATATATGTACCTCATATTTGTAATATATGGTGCTTATTCGGGTACGCTGGTTTCGTGGTGGTAGGTTCTTCTATGCACAGATTCAATGTCTTTCTCAAATTTGTAGTAAGAAGAGTGATGACGATGA from Malus domestica chromosome 01, GDT2T_hap1 includes:
- the LOC103400033 gene encoding remorin-like; this translates as MGATMEEQLKKAEAEPSLPVEPPPASAPVDVAVEKKADVVPPSDVDVKSGDDTKALTVVDKVPETLEKKASGGSIDRDIALAQLEKEKSMSFIRAWEESEKAKAENKAQKKLSDVTAWESSRKAAVEAKLRSIEEQLEKKKAQYAEKMQNKVALLHKQADEKRAMVLAQKGEELLKADETAAKYRATGSIPKKFLGCF